The following proteins are co-located in the Noviherbaspirillum sp. UKPF54 genome:
- a CDS encoding glycosyltransferase family 2 protein, whose product MSEFVFGDEGVNRKRRVSVVVPVFRNSETVEETCLRILKVHAQSFPHLDVEVVFVDDGSNDGSWDALQRVRAEHPQYVSLVKLSRNFGQVNAILAGYESARGDAVITISADLQDPVSLMAEMVAQWEQGQEIVIAHRASRDDDAAATVFSRIAYGFARRANPRIPVGGFDYLLLSRRATDVLRSFHGRHRFFQGDVLWLGLPTTFIPYTRERRRHGKSGWTFAKKFKYFTDLILDSSYLPIRMMSALGLLTASGGLLYALVIVAAWFQHQTPFSGWAPIMVVLLFVGGLIMMMLGVIGEYQWRIYDEVKRRPLYIIERQLLATDPCGSPLSSLAIGSNLQ is encoded by the coding sequence ATGAGTGAGTTCGTTTTCGGCGACGAAGGTGTTAATAGGAAAAGGCGGGTTTCAGTTGTTGTGCCAGTATTTAGGAATAGTGAGACGGTCGAGGAGACCTGTCTGCGAATTCTTAAAGTTCACGCGCAGAGTTTTCCTCATTTAGATGTCGAAGTAGTATTTGTGGATGATGGTTCCAATGATGGATCTTGGGATGCTCTTCAACGCGTTCGTGCCGAGCATCCGCAGTATGTGAGTCTCGTTAAACTTTCGCGAAACTTTGGACAGGTTAATGCGATCCTGGCCGGCTACGAGTCAGCGCGGGGCGATGCAGTTATTACGATTTCAGCGGATCTACAAGATCCTGTCAGTCTTATGGCTGAGATGGTGGCTCAATGGGAGCAAGGGCAAGAAATTGTAATTGCACACCGAGCAAGCAGAGACGATGATGCAGCCGCAACTGTGTTTTCTCGAATTGCGTACGGATTTGCACGTCGCGCAAATCCGCGAATTCCCGTAGGGGGGTTTGATTATTTGCTCTTAAGTCGCCGTGCTACCGACGTGCTTCGGTCATTCCATGGCAGACATCGCTTTTTTCAGGGAGACGTTCTTTGGCTAGGATTGCCAACGACATTCATTCCTTATACAAGAGAACGTAGGCGCCATGGAAAGTCGGGCTGGACATTTGCAAAGAAGTTCAAATATTTTACAGATTTAATTCTGGACTCATCGTATTTGCCTATTCGGATGATGTCAGCGCTTGGGCTCCTAACGGCTTCCGGTGGCCTGCTATATGCCTTGGTCATTGTGGCTGCATGGTTCCAACACCAAACACCGTTTTCTGGCTGGGCGCCAATTATGGTAGTTCTTCTGTTTGTCGGTGGTTTGATCATGATGATGCTCGGGGTAATCGGAGAGTATCAATGGCGTATCTACGATGAGGTAAAAAGGCGGCCTTTATATATCATCGAACGCCAACTTCTGGCTACTGACCCATGCGGATCGCCACTTTCTTCTTTGGCTATTGGGTCTAACTTGCAATGA
- a CDS encoding GtrA family protein — MLFQKRLCLKFTQAGIYEMSSSRMRHVLRYLIIGLYNTLVGYLIFYLVNRVLGSVAHYLVTLGITYLFSITHAYLGQRYIVFRSTAPWRQEYWRFFLVNLGGMMGNALVLSLFVESGVEVMPAQAASVVIITALTYLGHRYFSFR, encoded by the coding sequence TTGTTATTTCAGAAACGGCTTTGCCTGAAATTCACGCAGGCCGGTATTTATGAAATGAGTTCTAGTAGAATGCGGCACGTACTGCGATATTTGATAATTGGTCTTTACAATACTCTTGTCGGTTATTTAATTTTCTATCTTGTTAACCGGGTATTGGGCTCTGTAGCCCATTATTTAGTGACTTTGGGTATAACCTATTTGTTTTCGATTACCCATGCATATCTTGGTCAACGATATATCGTTTTTCGCTCAACCGCTCCATGGCGCCAAGAATATTGGCGCTTTTTTCTGGTTAATCTAGGTGGAATGATGGGCAATGCTTTAGTTTTGAGTTTGTTTGTTGAATCAGGTGTGGAGGTGATGCCCGCACAAGCGGCCTCGGTAGTAATTATTACCGCTCTCACCTATTTAGGGCACAGATATTTTTCTTTCAGGTAA
- a CDS encoding acyltransferase, with protein sequence MNSYYSEEELRSLGFHALGEHVCLSRKASIYGAAQISLGSHVRIDDFCILSAGDGGIVLGDYIHIGAYSSIIGRGRVILEDFANISSRVSIYSSNDDYSGRAMTNPTVPARFTAVRSAEVKICKHSIVGSGTVILPGVTIGEGVAVGALSLVNSDCSPFGVYAGTPAHRIKERLKNFLELEKQLWQELNRLDK encoded by the coding sequence GTGAACTCATACTACTCTGAAGAAGAATTACGATCGTTGGGGTTCCATGCACTAGGTGAGCATGTTTGTCTTTCGCGAAAAGCATCAATATACGGTGCTGCCCAGATATCACTTGGCAGCCATGTTCGAATTGATGACTTTTGCATCCTCTCTGCTGGGGACGGTGGAATTGTTTTAGGAGACTACATTCATATTGGTGCATACAGTTCAATTATCGGTCGAGGACGTGTAATTTTGGAAGATTTCGCCAATATCTCGTCTCGCGTCAGTATTTATTCGAGTAATGATGATTATTCTGGACGAGCAATGACAAATCCAACCGTTCCCGCTCGTTTTACCGCGGTGCGAAGTGCTGAAGTGAAAATATGCAAACATTCCATTGTTGGTAGCGGCACAGTTATTCTCCCGGGCGTGACAATAGGAGAAGGAGTGGCGGTTGGCGCATTAAGTCTGGTGAATAGCGATTGCAGTCCCTTTGGTGTTTATGCTGGAACTCCGGCTCATCGAATAAAAGAACGATTGAAAAACTTTTTGGAATTGGAAAAACAATTATGGCAAGAATTAAATCGGCTCGATAAGTAA
- a CDS encoding DegT/DnrJ/EryC1/StrS aminotransferase family protein, which yields MPPLEEFIPYLSEIWESKWLTNAGAFHQRLEQELADYLGVEYLSLFSNGTIALVTALQSLRISGEVITTPYSFVATAHSLLWNNIKPVFVDIDPASFNLDASAIEAAITPATTAIMPVHCYGNPCDVERIQKIADTYGLRVIYDAAHAFGIRYKGESLLKHGDLSVLSFHATKVFNTFEGGAIICPDAKTKQRIDYLKNFGFADEVTVVAPGINGKMNEVQAAFGVLQLRYLDRAINARRQIDDLYRRDLAGIAGITAFQPNPNATQNYSYFPILVNDSYPLSRDTLYLRLKEEGILSRRYFYPLISEMPMYRGLPSAMPGKLTKAKRIAEEVLCLPIYPDLALADQERIINIVREAK from the coding sequence ATGCCCCCATTGGAGGAATTTATTCCATATCTTTCTGAAATTTGGGAATCAAAATGGCTTACGAACGCAGGCGCATTTCACCAGAGGCTCGAGCAAGAGTTGGCAGATTATCTTGGTGTCGAATATTTGTCATTGTTTTCGAATGGAACAATTGCTCTTGTTACTGCACTGCAATCATTACGAATCTCCGGTGAGGTCATTACAACACCTTATTCATTTGTTGCGACAGCACATTCATTGCTATGGAATAACATTAAGCCAGTTTTCGTTGATATTGATCCAGCTTCTTTTAACCTCGATGCGAGCGCAATCGAGGCCGCGATTACGCCAGCAACTACCGCGATCATGCCGGTCCACTGCTATGGCAATCCCTGCGATGTGGAGAGAATTCAAAAGATTGCGGATACTTATGGATTAAGGGTGATTTATGATGCAGCACACGCATTTGGCATTCGATACAAAGGCGAATCACTACTCAAGCATGGAGATTTGTCTGTGCTGAGCTTCCATGCAACAAAGGTTTTCAATACCTTTGAAGGTGGGGCGATCATCTGTCCGGACGCAAAAACAAAACAACGAATTGATTACTTGAAAAATTTTGGTTTTGCCGACGAGGTGACGGTTGTTGCTCCGGGTATTAACGGGAAAATGAACGAAGTGCAAGCCGCATTTGGAGTATTGCAATTACGCTATCTTGATAGGGCTATTAATGCGCGGCGTCAAATCGATGATCTATATCGTAGGGACCTTGCTGGCATTGCTGGGATAACTGCTTTCCAGCCAAACCCAAATGCCACACAGAACTATTCGTATTTCCCTATTCTGGTGAATGATTCATATCCATTGTCGCGAGACACACTTTACCTGCGGCTAAAGGAAGAAGGCATATTATCCCGGCGCTATTTTTATCCATTAATTAGTGAGATGCCGATGTATCGTGGGCTGCCTTCAGCGATGCCGGGAAAATTAACGAAAGCAAAAAGAATTGCGGAAGAGGTTCTTTGCTTGCCAATCTACCCTGACCTTGCGCTAGCCGATCAGGAGAGAATCATCAACATCGTGCGGGAAGCGAAGTGA